The Chroicocephalus ridibundus chromosome 8, bChrRid1.1, whole genome shotgun sequence genome includes the window AGACTCTGCTCTTTACTGATGCTTAGTTGAGGAGGTATTTTTAAAGTGGAAAGGTGTCAGTCAGccttttccttctaaaattgcttttaaattgctGTGTTTTGTAGTAATGCTGTTTAATCTTGCAAAGTACAGTCCCCATTGCAGGAGTTCAGCTATAATGTAGTAACTCGAGTGTTGAATGTCATGTGCTTCCTTCCTGGTTCCCTTCATAGTTGATGCAATTTGTCAGTACAGAACCTTGCTCCTAAGAAAGAAGCAATTAAGCTTTCCCTCTTcatgaattttcagaaaaaaacaaattctgcAAAGGTGTTGAATGCTCATGACCATCCCACATGAATCTTAAGCAGGATACAAGTCATTGTTATATCTCTAGAAGCTCTCTAAACTATGGAAGATATTAGctgataaaaggaaaacaacgGGCCTGATACTTAGAACTGTAATCACGCCTGTGATTTCACAGTAGGGAATAGGACAGCTCCCACTTCAATTAATTGCACTTCAGGTGATGATACTTCCCACCATATGCAGGTGATAGCAAACATTCTGAATGATGCCTGTATCTTTTCAGGGTTATTTTCAACAAACAGTACTCTACTATGGCTTTTACACCAATGCAACAATCAGTAAAATAGAGAATGGTCCATCTTACAACATGCAGCTGGCCTATATTTTCACCGTTGGAATATATTTTGTCATCTGTTTTCTTATCTTGTTGTTCAGGTAAGCTAACTATATATTCTTATTTCACTTatattaaggggaaaaagaaaaaaaaaaaacaaccaagaagccaacaacaaaaaacccaccctgtcaATGGTTGGCAGTAGCAATTACCTGAGTCTTTTTCTGTAAGTCCTTATTTCCAGGTGTAGAGTTTAAGTAGAAGTTTCTGCTCAAAAGACAGTCTCCAGAAATCAAACCTTTATTAGACAAATGAAGAATAACCacaaaatattaaggaaaatgCAGAGAATCCCAGTTCAAACCAGTGAATATCATGATGCCCCTTTTGTAGCTCTTGCTCCTAATATCTTCTGGTATTGATGTGGCCTTCCAGAGGTAAAGGTTGTCAGCAACAACTAGGAGAAGGAAATGTGAGAGTTGTTTCTTACATTAAAGTTTATTTACCATGTTGTCTTATGTGACATGCTCTGACATAGGTCCTGTAGCCCTGGGACAGGATAGAAAAACTAACAAATTTCCCTTCTTGCCCTGCTATACAGACTTGATATATTTCGCCATTACGCATctcatgaattttattttcattacagcATGGCAAAATCCTTCTGCAGGAACTTCGTTAACCCTCAGACATACTCTGGAAAAGCTAGTAAACTTCTCTGCACTTGGGACTTCAATATAACTAACGAAAAAGCTGTGAAGCTGAAACAAAAGAATCTCAGCACACAAATAAAGGTACAAAACACAGGATATACAAAAAGGTAGAGAGGTACAAAACTAGCAAGCATGAGTCAATCTGCCAGAGGCTTATTTATGCGTACGAATTAGTGTATGCACATAAGTCTCTGGCAGAATGACTGAAGCATGCTAGTCCTGTTTCTAAGAGACTTAAGTCTTCCCGACTGCTAAGTTTCATCAGGTTTGAACTCCTGGAGTTGGCTTAGctacttgcttttcttctctcttcaagctacatataaatatttgtatGCTTCTGTTCTACTGAATGAGTCCCTGTGACTATTAAATATTTGCCAAACAGAATATTTATTctggctttccttcctgctgtttaaCCATTTTGTAAACAAAAGGCAGGCTTGTAATATATTATCTGCAAAATACAGTATAACCATCAAGAAAAGACTTTTAGGGTAGGAACACAAAATTGTCCAGTAAATGTTCTCAGAATATTACTCTGCCTGTCTTCTAGAGAAAAAATCTTTCATTCAGTCTCTCAAGTAGCTACTTGAAACAAGTTTTGCTTGATGCTGTTGACTAAGGAATTCTTCATTAAGAATTGTTTCCTTCCAGGAAGACCTCACTGAAGTAAACAGAGAAGTTCTAAATTTTTCTGCAACAGAGAGAGTTGTTCGTATTGTAATTCATCTTGTTTCTTGGATTGCTTCCCTGGGAACAGCAGTAGCTGCTTGTGCTGGTGTTTACTTCCTCTCCATTAATAACCTAAAGGTAAAGACAGATTTTGCAGTCTGGTTTTGGAGATGCGTTTTTCCACATGGGTATCTCACACTGAATGCAAGCAGTGGTCTGTTCACCACTAGGACCATAGGGAAGCATAGCTGTTGTTTCTGCCAAGGCAAACACAAATGCTGCTGTACCTAAAAAGCTGATTTGCAAAGACTTGCACCATGGGAACCATGACAAGAATGCAGAACCTGAGGGGTCTGAGCAAATCTCCCCTCTCACCCCAGCAGCTGCTTGCTGGGCTCATGGCTAGCTTAGGGATAGTGCGGCTGCTGACCTTGACAGAAACGGCAAGAAGCAGCCTCAGCAAGGCCTGCCTCTCCTTTGCCTAGGGGCTGCATTTAAGCTGGGGCTCCCACCCTTGCTCCCCTTtaatgcaggggaaggggagagggttACTGTGCTGCTGGGCATGGCCTGTAAAACATGATAGTCTCTAACCTGAGAACGTACAGGGAGGTGTGCCAGGTGTCTTTCCTCTGGAAACAACTTGCAGCAGCATTTTGATTAAGgcgctctgtttttttttttagtttgtttgtttgatttttttgtttttcctctctaagCTGTTTGTGAAAGGGCATAAAAATGACCTAGAGAGCCAAGCTGCCATGTTGGTGCTACCTGTTGTTGCATCTCTCCTCAACGCATTCATCCCATTCTTCTACTCGTGGCTTGGACACCTTGAGAAATTTCGGACTCCCGGACACCACATATACATCACTATTACCAGGTATTTGTTGCTACCACCTCTTAGTGCTTTTTGCCTGAAGTTGTCTGACTCATCTTTTTGACAGCAGGCTGTGTCTAGGTGGTGTGGTGGACAGTAGGGAGCTATGGAGGAGAAATCATATTCTCCAAAGGTACACTCTTCCCTCCATGTTTTGTTTATCTTCTGTGAACCTTCTGGAGCGTTACATCTCTGCATGAGGATGGGGTATGGTTTTTCCCTCTCAATTAGGCACACTGTGACATTGGGCTTAGTATTGTTTGTAGCTGCCCTAGGTGGCCCCTGGGCTGTTGGCCCCtagagaaaggaaggggaaagaggaggtcTTACTTAAATACAGATGCCTGGAATTAACACCGTGTAACCCCTGGTGCCCTTCAGACCTTCCTCCCCTGTGGAGCTCAGACACCCAACCATCAGCCTGTGTAGCAGAGGTGCGTGCCAAGGTTGTCATGCCCAGCTCCCCTCTGCCAGGACAATAGAATAATGCTGCACCAGAGCTCAGAGGAGAGCTCCTGTTGGTCCTGGCACCCTGCAGTGCTATTGTTGTTGTAAGAGGAGGTAATAAAGTGTAACCAGCGGTCATCCTGCCATCATTCCCTCCAGCGAGCTTAtggaccagctccagtgcagttactgttactttttctttatagaaatatTGTCCTGAAAATATCAATTGTTGGAATCCTGTGCTACTACTGGACTAACATTGTGTCTGCATCAGAGTCGCAGGTAAAGTTCCAAAATTATACAAATCTTTGACTTACAATGCCAGGTTAGGAACCACTTTGATAAGAGGCTTGCTCCAGCAAAGAGAAGTACACGTAGTGTCTTGGAAAGCTGAatttcccccccccagcatttTTTTACTACCATCATTAGAGAAATgaactgtgggaaaaaaatgaatcgCCCAGCTCAGGTCTCAGCTGGTTTGCAGCATTGTTCAATGAGAAGTTGACTATGATTAGTTAGGCTGTTAGCAAATCTTTGATCTGTAGCTCAAGTTTCAGATGCCCAAGCATTTGGGAACAATGTTAGAATCACATGATTTTTGACTTGTggatatgctttctttttttctttctactttttaaagtgCTGGGAAACATTGGTTGGCCAAGATATCTATCGTCTTGTTTTAGTTGACTTcatattttgtttgcttggctCTTTCTTTGGAGAGTTTTTACGAAGGTGAGTACAActtttctaatattatttttattcattaaccAAAGACGTGGTCTTTTTTTCCAATGTGAGAAAAGGAAAAGTCCAACAGAAGCATGGCTGTGGCATGCTGCTTTAGCTGTCTCTAGCAGGATTAGTCTCTGGGTACATGCCTTGTGTATATTGCAGCTCCTTCTTAGGAGGAAGTCAAAGTGTGTACCGTTCCGCCCTCCCAATGTGTCCTTTTTCCCTTTGGAGATGGAGAcgcaggcagggaggaaggcacaTTGTACTCCCATGGATCTCCTGAATGGGGTGACAAAGGACCAAGCATCTCAAGTAGAAAACCTTGCTTTTCTGCGTATGGACGGCACGCTGCTGGCTTTCTTTGCTATGTCcccctgtaatttttttcctcttagtttttTTCACTCTACAGAGTGCACAGAagtttaaaatctgattttaatcAGTCTTGTTAAGGATGTAATATGACTCTCGAGCGTGGAGTTCTGCAGCATGGTGAGAAAGTattgagtaactgaacatgagcaaGTAAGCAATAAGTAATTTACTTCTGACATCTGCTGTGTGTACCTTCCTATTGCCAAACGTTATTTATCACTTAAGGTAGTAGAGTATTTAAGTGCTTGCCATACTTGTGTAGGAGATCTATTGTTTGCCCTTTGCACATGATGTGAACAAGACTGGTTTACAAGATAGGACTTTGTTAACTTTAAGTTAAATTAACACAAAAAACCATTAAGAAGCCTTTGAAGACTTTCCCTCCATAACTCTTGCCAGTGCACTTTAATCCTCCTGTTCTCATCCTGTTCAGATAGGAAACCACCTCCCAGCAAAAGGTCCAGTACCAAAGTGCAGTGTCAGCTATGATGAATGTCCTCCACTAAACTGCGCAAAAGCACCCCGTTTACAGCTGTGAAAGATTAAAAGTACAAttgcttgtatttatttgtatgtgTTCAGAGTAACGCCCTGAAACATTGTCGATGATGCAGCTGATAAGGTGGTACCAAGACCTGTATTTAAGGCAAGATGGGATAGTTACCAAAATCTTTATTGTTCTTGCtacaaaaagcagaaactgaatcTCCCCAACTCAGGAAAAATGAGGTGATAAAAAGGGATTGTTAATCCTCAGTAGGAATCCTCCAAGTACTTTCTTACCTGTGTGTCAGCTACTTACAACCTCAGTTGGTTTGAATTAGGATATACTTTAGGATATATTAAGAGTATCAGTCTACAAGATTCACTTTTTTGATTGAGGCTGAAAATTCTCAGGACTCGGGCACTGAAAAGCTGTTACAGTTTTGTTCTGAGACAAGTTGCCATTTCAGCTGTTTAAGCATGAACATACTTTTCTGATAgttacaaatcttttttttcctctttttttctttttttttttttcttttgagttgcATGAAACATATCCAAGGTcttatttcagttctgctgtgTGTTACGGGAATCTGCTTTTGccaaattctgtttcattttttatgtgCTGTCTAATCAATGAGCTGTGGCTGCTTTGTGTGATGTGTGGCTAATGCAGCCCCTGAATAATTTGATATTGATGCTTGTATTCAGGAGGTCATTTGTAGAGATTTCTACAAAGGTATTTATCACTTAGCAAGTGTTACTgtgctggggtttgtttttttcctaccaGAATTATTGGAACTACAGTCTGCGTGAGCCTGGGGCTGCCAGAATTTGATATTGGACGAAATGTTTTAGATTTGATCTATGCACAGACTTTGACCTGGTAAGTGTTACGTTTATGGCCAAAACTTCATTTGCAGTTAGAAATAGCACGGAATGTCCTTATACAGACATTTCTGGGTGCTTCCCATCATGggggaaagaacaggaaaaatgcCTGAGAGATGACACCTGAAGTACCTTTGTAAGGGTTGTGACTTGCCAGTTCTCTTTGTAATTATGCAGGTAATAACAATAACTTCAGTCAGTAGTGGTACGCTGTGGCTACCTGGTCTGGGAAAACCCATGAAAGGAACATCCTAGAGTTCTGTTTACTTCCCCACTGGAATGATGTTCCTGTTGAAATAGTCTCAGTATTAAACCCTGGAAAAGATGCCTTATTTCTAAGAACGAGTATGTTCCTCCAATTATAAGAGAGTTTTGCAGatacatatatagatacatatgtTTGAAGTTGCGTATTTTTAAAGGTTGACTTACTGTTACAGGATCAATGTTGATATAATTACATTTCCAAATAGACAAGCACtagctttgtatgaagttaatatgatattttctgctttcagtgcaCTGAGAGCTGTGTGGTCAGTAGTGAagacttttcttttataaatcctTTCTTGTAGGATTGGTATCCTCTTCTCACCTCTGCTGCCTGGTATCCAGATGATATCATTTACTATAGTATTTTATGTGAAAAAGGTAACAGGCTTTACATGTATTCATCATAAACTTACACTGTTTGAAATCTGGGCAGAATTTATAGTgttaaaatgctggttttgtctggagGCTTTTGCCTGTGGTTTTGCATTTAGGGGAGCAGTTTGGTTgactggggggtggggtgtgtgctTTAAAGGAGCACAATTTAGATGCACGCCCTTGAGTTCCAAACCTGTAAAACTTGAGAGGGTGAAAAGTGTGGAAGGGTTATAGGAGGGGTTAAGAGCGTAGTTAGAGAGGGGAGAGAATCAAGTAGCAAAATTAAAGGCTGGGAATTAATGGTGTACAAGTGTATGTGTCATATAGACACTCGGCCTGGGGCTGTGACTTTGGCTTCCTGCTTACTCCTCAGCGGTTCCCCCCAAAGTTTCCCAGTGTAATCGGGGTGACTCAGCTAAAGGTCATGATGGAAATTTCCTCTTTTCATAATTCTTTGTCTTGATAGTATGACTAGATGAGAGATTGTTTGTTGGGTCATTGAACAAGTTTATAGTGTTGAATGTAGAAAAACAAAGCTATAGCTAGAAAGATTGATTCAAACTTCCCTCAACAGTGGGTTTGCGTATGCTACAAAAGGAAACTCTACCCAACAGAGTCCTGAAGAACCCATCAGAACCTCGTTTTATCTCTTACAATTTAAAGACTATATTCTTGAAGTTTTAGAAAACTACAGTTTATCTATTAAATTcatataaaataagttttttgAAACTTTTGGTAGATGCTATTCCAGCAATTGCTGCCAGCAGTTTCAGTGGGATTGGCTTAAACTGAGTTGAAGTGGCAGGTAAAGAGTCAGTTTACCTTTATCTCTTGAAAGGTCAGTCTGATGATGAATTGCCAACCCCCTCGCAAAGTCTGGAGAACTGCTCAAATGACAACATCCTTCACATTCCTgctgtttttcccttccttcGTTGGAGTCCTGTCTGTCATTGGAGTCACTGTCTGGAGGTATGGAAGAGCACTGGCATTCAAGCCTACTACGTTGTGCTGTGTGACATGATACCAGGCAGAGGaatctgtgtttttctgtagaCAAAGCTATATTAACTGCTAATGGAAGGTTTCAGATGTTCATGAGATGTTCTGTGTTCTGAAAACAAGACATGCTTAGTGAATTTGCAAGAACGTGGTTAATGCAGTAACTTGTCCCATaagaaggaggagaaacaaaGTTACTTTGATGTTTTGGGTTCCTACTTAAATGGCACAggagctttggcttttcctcctccttaaaAGTTTCTGCAACCTAGTCCTAGTTCCTGGAGTTATGTTATAGGCCATAATGGGTCTGCAGTGGGGAAACTCAACTGAGGTCAACTTCTGAATTATTTACGAACTTCAAAGGCTCTTTTTGCAGGGTGTGCTGACCTCTGCAATAACGCATCTTGACTGTTACGAGTATTTTAAAGCTACTTTGTTTATGCGCATGTTATTCTGGTCACAGTAAGGATGGCAGCATGGataccccttttctttttcttggcaatTCTGAGCCACAGGATTTCAATATTTAGTAAGATGGGCTGCTACACATGAAACCAGGTGGgatgaaatatttcagagcaaACGTTTCCAGATGGTAAGTGGGAATTTCAGACTGTTGGGAGTGGTTCCATTTCGAAGCGAACAACACTCTCCTATTTCAATCTACCTAAAAACATTCATTCTTGCTGCAGGCTGTCTTATTTCACTGCACCGTGTTGGTTCTGAGAATCTGTGAGTGACTCCTGTCCTCAAAGGCGAGGTGAAATGATGGTTCCCTTAAGCACCTGTGGTGAAACTGTGACAATCCAGACTTACAATTTGCTGTAGCTTGTGCTATAGTGATTGATTTGTTACATTTACAGGGCTTGGTACTGATCCATTGCAGCCCTGTCTCTTGTCTCCCACTGCATAGTCTGGGGTGGGCATTTAATGGCTGGAGAGTGACccaagttaaaaatgaaacagagctCGTGGAAGTTCCCTGAGGGTCCGAAGAGAGCAGAGGGCTATAGCAAACTAACGAGCACCTTGATGTACAAAATCACAATATTAACTAAATCACTGGTTAATATACAAAGCTTTAAGTAACTGTTTTCTCACACTTTCAGGTTAAAACCTTCAGAAGAATGTGGTCCTTTCAGAGGTTTGCCTTCTATGTATGCTGCAGTCTCCAAGTGgataaaaatactggaaaattaCACTGCCTCAAAATGGGTAGTGTGGATCTACCATAACTTAATTACGAGTGTACTTTTCTACTTCATCCTCTCCACTGTTGCCCTGTAAGTACCTGATAatgaaaagcactggaaaaggacctgaagtggaaaaaaaacggCTATGACATAGCCATTcttcattctaaaaaaaaatgcaaagtgcattttaaaacatcagaaataGTTAATATATTGGAAATTCATGTATTTGAAGTACATAAAGAGGTTATAAAGCCTATACTTTTTATGTTAGGATGCCAAAGCTCTTCACAAACCAGCTTTGTGCTAATCTAGGATACGCTGCTTTTGACTGACTATTTCTAGCTTACTGCTGCCTCGGCTCCAGATGTTGTTACCACTGGCACACTTAGCTTTAGGAACATGAGCAAAGGGAACATGCTGCGTAGATTTGTCAGGACAAATTGCTGCTTTTAGGGTGTGTCCCCCCCATTTGTCCTCCATACGGAATAAATCCATAGGGAAAGAGCAAGCTCTCACAAGCACAGGGAGTACAGGCCAGATCTATACTGGGACCCTGAGTGACATAAAAAAGTTTGGGAGCTGGTTGCTTAGTCTTTTCTGACCATTTCTCATCAGTGGAGTCATTAGAGGAGATGATACCATGTCAGGAATAGCTGAACTACCTGTGGTGGACGGGCATGGTAGTGCACAAGCAGCACGGTGAAGTGAGCACCCTGTGTGGGGAAACGCTAGTAAGTGGGTCGCAGCCTGCTTCCAGCTAATCTCGGGTAAATTCACACGCTGTGCCCTCagcagaaggaaattattttggcaaaACTATGCATGTTAAGCTATGTGCCCACTAGTAGGGGTTGATGATGTAGCTGTACTGCTTGATATTTCTAGCATGGGCGACGCACACCTCAGAGCCCAAACCCGTTCTCACAAAAGAAGTTCCCGCTCATTCTAGTGGGACCAGGAGTGGCCTGGGAGCAATGAGCGTTCAGTGCTGGGATCTACAGTCCAGGCATGTGTCTAAGCAAATGACACAAAGTTGGATAAGAGCATTAGGTTCCTATTTGTTATCTAAAAGGCACCTTGTGTTGTTGACTGACTTGCACCTCTCATCTGAATACAAGTCCATAAATCTTCCAAGAGAATGTCTTAAGCCATTTCATGAGTTTGACGTTCCTTGTATaattatatacatacatgtatctgtgtatgtatgtgtatatatgcatgtatagaTAATGTGTAGATGTCTCTTTTAATGGATAAAATAAAGATAACTTTCTGCTTAGGCAATGACTAGGAGGAAATACTCATGGGTATGAGTGCTCATatgttggtatttttttatttttttttagaattattaCTTATCTTTACTGGCaaataataaaaggaagaaaaaccgTGACCAAACTCTTACATAAGCAAATTCTTAATGTAAGTTTGGCTTTCAGCTTTATCTTTTTAACAATTTGGCTTCCTTTTTGATTGTCTCATCCTGCTATTGTGGAGCTGTAATCTGCTTTTCCTATGACAGTTCAAGGGAGGGTGGGAGCCCTTCCCCATGTGAATTGCATGGAAACTTAACTCGCAAATAGTGttgttgcaaaataattttactttcaagCTGTGCTGTCTGTAGAcagattatttcagaataaaagcaattACAATGATTATTCTGGTCAATGGTTATTCCTAGGCCTTGAGCCTCTCAAGAATGATTAGTCCATTCCAGCTAATGATCAAATGTTTCTTGTCCATaggaaggaaaagataaaatgctTTTACTTGAAATACTTCGGACAAAGCAGAGGGAAAACCAAACCCCATCTGCACCAAGAGGACAAGACCAGCAGGTCAGTTTGATAGTTCAGATATTGCTGTTTTAATGGCTTGCTCGGGGGTTTCCTGGGGTTTCTCTGGCCTTGCAAATAGGCTGCCGATTGGGGATCTGTCTGTATTTAAAACTTCACCTAAGTTGGTTGATTACTAGTTAACTCCAGACAGCAAAAGGATACCGTGGAAATTCCCGAACTATTTGCTCCAGACTGGAATTTAACCTGGGAAGCATATAGAAAAGTCCTTTAGCCTCATTAGATATTATTTATGATTATGAAACTGCAAGAAAACATTCCTAATCTAGGAGTGCAGTGATGGTCACTAAAGGGTTCGGCCGCATTTGAACTTTGCCTGGACTAAGGAGGCGGCTGCCTTCTGCCCCTGACTCTGGATTTCCCTAGGGGTTTATGCTTTCTGCCTCCCCACCCAATCTTTTCAGCTGAGGTAAGACTGAGTGCTTTGACCTAACCTCATTTTAAATCCCATACAACATCAAAATAGACATCTAACATCttaaacttgaatttatttttcaagtcaCTCCTGCCTGCTGAGACACCAAATCAGTGTTAAAATGTGCACATATTTTGCTGTGCAGTGTTTTCATTTGGGTTGAGTGAAAACTCTTTGACCTATATACTGGtgataatataaataaatataaataaatgttgaCTGTAAGAGGGGAGATTAAAGTGAATGGGCATTTTCCGTGTGCTGGGAATTTTCAGACACTAGACAACTCTGTGGCTGAGTTCAGGGTCACAACTGGGAGGGTTTGATAGCCTGCAAAATGTGGATATTCTCGTAGTTGTTAAGGTCAGATTTCAAAAGGAGATGCCAGAAGAATCTCATTGTGGATCTAGTAGAAGAGCCGTCTCCCTAAAACAAGGGCAATAGCCTTGGTTGTGAGTAGCACTGACCAGAAAAGTCATGACTGGAAGCCAGAATATAGTCCTGCTGATGCCAAATATTCTGTCTTTCAGAGAAGCTCTTCTTCATACCACCCGTCCAGGCAACCTGCACAGCAAGCGCCAGACTACCCAGGAAGGGCATTTGACCAAAATCAAAATGCATCCTACGATGAGGTGAGATGgtcaaaaaaaagaagtctctgcTAGATTTCCCTATATAGAACCTGGGGCAGGATATAGACAATGGGCGTATGTTGAACAAAGAGGTCATCCTGGatctacagaaataattttaaagattgACTTGAACAGGTACCAAAATGTAATCAGAATAGCTGTTGGAACTGTCATACTCACAGACCTGGTTAGGATCTGGAGAGCAGGGTTTTTTACAGGTAACTGGTAAATTTTTGAATACAAGACAACAGGCACACGAGGGAAACATTGACCTAAATCTACTtgtgaattttgttttcagtatcCATATTCTGCCGGGATCCTGAGGGGGACTGGCCTCCCACCAGGTAAGCACCAAATGCTAAACACGGAAGGCGGCTCTTAGCTCATCTCAGTAAAAATGTTTGCTGGTGTGAGAGACACAGAATTTTAGCATCTtgtataaagagaaaacaaaaagaccaGGTTTCTGGGGTAAACACTTTCTATAGGACATGCTTATGGGTAGCTTGTTGCGATGGTGACAGTGACTTCTGAAGACTGATCACAAGCTTCTGTATAGCAGAGTTGGGTTTCTGTGGGTAAATGGGCCACTTTGTCTTATGGGAGCAGCCACAGGCAAGAGTATTACATCACATTAGAGATATATTTCACATCTTGGTGTGAATCTCAGAAGAGGTTATTAATGATGTAGAGTCTCTAGGACATTGTGTGtctggaataaaaaaatctctggaaACTTGCGTGGTAGCTTGAACTATTGCTGGTTTACACAAACATGTAACTTCATTCCAAGTACTGGACAGATGAGACACTTAAATAGCGTGGGGCTTTTTAACGGGGGTGGTCCCTACACCGACCAGCACAGTTACCGTTATTTCCTCTGTGAAAACCAGGCGCGGAGccgccccagcccagcagcagcccaggcatgtCTGCGGCGGTGGTGCTGGCGCTGCGTGCTAGagaagcagctctgtgggaagaagAAGATGATGACAAGTATTTTCGACCGTGAGCAGGCAAAATCAATAATGAATGTAAGTTGTTGACTGATGTTCTGCAGAACGCAACGCTCATTTGCACTAATGACTGAAAGAACaattcaaacattattttttttttttacccctaaatggaaaaaaaataaatagaacagaTCGCAAAATGCATCCCAACTGCAACTTGTTATTATGAAAGGAAATACCCTGCGTATTTGGGTTGTGTCTGAAGCAGTGATACCTTGGTGTCAGTCGGCCTTGCCCCAGGACTGGCCCTTACCTCAATACAGTGAGGGGCTCCTCCACAGCTGGTCATAAGAAAACTTGTGCgtaattgtaaataaaaattttagtctaaaaatatttttatataagatGTATTATTCAAACTGCTTTTATCTAAATAAAAAGTGTCGCAttggtgaaataaaaatagaaggaaattgAAGTGCTGTTGGTTTTAATGGCAGACATTTTAATGGCTGCAAAGTAGCTCGTGTGAGCCAGGCTAAGCTTCTGAGCCACTTTTCATTTATTAGCTTTGATGCTAAAAGTTATCAGAACTCTTTTTTACGAGTGACTACTTATCAAAATTCTCATCTGTGTAAACTGGTGCTTGTAAACAGAAAATTTACACATCTCTTCCAGTAAAGGACAGATTGGAAGTCACAAaattgagggattttttttaatcatatatGACTTTGAGGCACTTGATGCAGCTTCTTTTTATTCAGAGCCACAACTTTGCcatgatgatatttttttttcttcagacaatTTTCTATTGCTGCCTCGTTTATTCCTCCCTTGTTGCTTAGGACATAAAAATGCCTTAGGAAAGAGGCACATCTTTTCCTCACGCTCATAATTTAAGTTAAGGACAACCTAAAACCAGACACCAAAGGTACAGAAA containing:
- the TMC5 gene encoding transmembrane channel-like protein 5, producing MSYHYNEAFENSGYHFSETLEIDRRRSSQKNLFSHQNPYDSSLHGSYGEQRGRGRNYPVAIPMASMRHSSEYSEDLPRVNALSRSPDGNATYNLSFEPEPELAYTPPSTFHRMDRLYTHRMSDVSEDGFIRRRHRRPPDEIFMTSSTLFETDPVRKEEEVLVGNLATMSTSERIKAIQKMPETMKKKREIRNKVLKEVTKKSRHHSTQFSGCTQCLQGAAVSFQRFGNTLSEYFHLLRFWHKTLKIIGAEFGTSVLSYFIFLKWLLTFNIFSFLINFSFITVPQLVAAEPNNLSFTGLELFTGAGYFQQTVLYYGFYTNATISKIENGPSYNMQLAYIFTVGIYFVICFLILLFSMAKSFCRNFVNPQTYSGKASKLLCTWDFNITNEKAVKLKQKNLSTQIKEDLTEVNREVLNFSATERVVRIVIHLVSWIASLGTAVAACAGVYFLSINNLKLFVKGHKNDLESQAAMLVLPVVASLLNAFIPFFYSWLGHLEKFRTPGHHIYITITRNIVLKISIVGILCYYWTNIVSASESQCWETLVGQDIYRLVLVDFIFCLLGSFFGEFLRRIIGTTVCVSLGLPEFDIGRNVLDLIYAQTLTWIGILFSPLLPGIQMISFTIVFYVKKVSLMMNCQPPRKVWRTAQMTTSFTFLLFFPSFVGVLSVIGVTVWRLKPSEECGPFRGLPSMYAAVSKWIKILENYTASKWVVWIYHNLITSVLFYFILSTVALIITYLYWQIIKGRKTVTKLLHKQILNEGKDKMLLLEILRTKQRENQTPSAPRGQDQQRSSSSYHPSRQPAQQAPDYPGRAFDQNQNASYDEYPYSAGILRGTGLPPGAEPPQPSSSPGMSAAVVLALRAREAALWEEEDDDKYFRP